The nucleotide window GTGATAAGTATGGTTATAAATCCTTATCTTCCATCTAAATCCATGGAAATGAGGGAAATACTTGGCCTGGAAGATAACTTAAAATGGGAAGAATCAGCTGAATTCCTGGCACCAGGAACCCCCATATCAAAGGCCAAACCATTATTTGCTAAAATTGATGATGATGTAATTGCCCAGGAAAAGGAAACACTGTATAAAAATTTAGAGGAGAAAGAAACCATGGATGATCTAATAAGTATTGATGATTTTGCTAAACTGGACCTGAGGGTGGGTAAAATAATTGGAGCAGAGAAAGTTAAAGGCTCTGACAAACTGCTTAAACTGATGGTAGATGTTAAGGATAAACAGCTACAGGTGGTAGCTGGTTTAGCCACTAAATACTCACCAGAAGAAATACTCAACCAGAAGGTGATCATTCTGGTGAACCTCAAACCAGCCAAACTCTTCGGAATTAAATCCGAGGGAATGGTATTAGCAGCAGGAGATAGTTCCACTCTCTTAACCGCTTCTGACGCTACCATAGGCGAAGGTATAAGGTAGGGGGTTGTAAAACTATTGTGATTAATAAGGATGGAATTACCAGGGAGGGAACTTCCATCTAAAACGGGCTGTGACCGATATAATTATGAAGGAATACCATGAATGAATCTGTACTCATTGGAAAATCCGAGCGTTTTCTGGATCAGATAAAGAGAAGGGAAATTTCATTAAGTGACATGGAAAGCCCGGAAAAATTCCTCTCCCTTTACACTTACCTCAAGAACAACATGGATACCCTCCAGGACATGAGAGAGACCATGGAGATTAAGGGCTATACTGCGCCTTACCGCTCCATTAACAAGTACGGCCGTCCCCTCACCGGTGAAACCAAGGCCGAGGATATGTACGATGTCAGCCGCCACACCCAGTATTTCCGGATGAATGCTGCTGCCAAGAAAAACATCCTGGACAGGGTAAAATCAGCCATGTCCTCCCACAAGATTGCCATTGGACATTTAGAAGAATTTGCCACCTTGGAATGTTCTTCATGCCATAGAAAGTACAGAGGCCATGAAATATCACTCCTAACCCGGGGAAACTGTGAATGTGGTCAGGATAATTTAAGGTTACATGTAAATCAGGAAGGTGTTTATCGCCTGGAAATTATCCCCTTTTTACCCCTTTCTGGAGATTACATGGTTAAACTATCTGATCTAAGCCCCCGGAGCAGGGAAGCCTTTCGTAGTATGGTACGCATCCTGAAACAGGAGAAGAGAGGAATAGTAAAGACAGTTTCCCTGGTTATTAAGGTTATGGAAGATAGCCGCTGGGTCCGGAAGAGGGTGACCATTGATGCCCAGGAAGAGGCCAATTACGAAAAGGAAATTCGCAGCCAGTACGGTTCCAACGCCCGTATTGAAATGATGCAGTTTCACCGCAAGAAACCGTCCATTATAAATGATAAACACGTGCAAACTGCCCTTTCATTGGGCTATGTTAAGTACGCCGAGAATAGGATACTCCAATTTCTGCCGGATCTTCTGGAAAAAACTCTTCATAATAAAGGTAAAGTTGAAGAATACCAGGAAGCCTTGGAAATTTCCAAGATAAAGGCCAATAAATATGATACTGGAGATGACCCCGAGAGTCTTAAAAATTTTTACCTGCAAAAGGAATTAGAGGAAAGGGGTTTACTAAATGGGGACGGAAAACCTGAAGAACCCCTTCAAAATGATTTAAAAGAGAAAAATTTGCTTGAAAAGTCTTTATTCCTTGAAATTCCTCGGATATATATTTTGTGGGATCTCCTACACTACTACTTAACCACCTCCTATGATCGGAGAAATAAGTATTCCGGCCCTTTCCCTTACCTTCGACCGGGTTTGGACACCAATCAGATGAAGGCTTTCCAGGACTTTGAAGTTGATGTGGTGAGGATTATGCAGGAATACCTTTCAGAAAACATCACCTACATACCCCACATGGGAAGGGTGCTGGCCCAAAAATTTTCCGTGGAAAAAAAGATGAAAGGTCTCCACCTGCAGATGGGACCTGCCCTGGGTGCTGCTCTGCTTTCCAGTGAGGGAAACCTGCCGGTAGCAAAAGCAGCCGAACTATTTTCTATAGAAGTTGAAGATGTTTTGAAGGGTAAAGAGACCCTGGGCACCCTGCAAAGACCAGCTAGTTCCCGGGCCAAACAGTTCATGGCCATGATGAAAAAGTAAATATTATTAATCATTTTTTTAGACACCCCATCCTGATTTATTTAGAAAATGTTTTTATGAATTGGGTTCTTATGGATTAATGAATAGAGAATAAATGATCTCACTGGGAAGTGGTTCTTTATTGAAAGATGATAACACGGTAAAAGAAGAAATTTACGTGAATAAACCACTATCATTCAGCAGGATCATGGAATTACTGGAGGAATACCCTCATCTAAAGAAGATTACAATTCCCACTAGTCTGTTCGCACGAATCTCACCAAAGTACCTCCAGGCCTTAGAAGAACTGGGAGTTACTGTTGTATCCATAGAAAAGAAAGGCAGACCCAAAAAGTACAGTGAAAAAGACACTCACAAAGTACATGATTTATTAAAATCAGGATATTCACCACGTGAAATATCAGAAAATCTGAATATACCACTTAAAACTATTTATTACCTTAAAAAATCCCCCCTTAAACCAGGGAGGAAAAATAAATACACTACAGATACAGTTAATGAAGTTAAAAATCTATATAAACAGGGAGTTTCAGCTAAGGATATCTCTTCAAAACTCGATATTCCCCTTAGAACTGTGTACTCCCTCTTAAAACGGTGATGAAAAATGGAACCCAATCTTATACTTCTCTACCAGAATCTATTTTTGACCTCGGCTATCTGTGCCCTGGTGGCCTTTCTGGTAACTTTTCTGAGTATGCCTCGCCTTATTAAGAAATTAAAGGCTGCCGATATTGTGGGTCGAGACATTCATAAACCATCCAAACCCGCGGTGGCAGAAATGGGTGGTATTGGTATTCTTTTTGGATTTATTATCGGGATATTTCTGGGTATTTATTTCTATCCAGAGTTGCAGTTCCAGCTCACTATAACTCTACTGGTGATCCTCCTGGTAGGTTTGGTGGGAATGGTGGATGATTTGGTAATGTTGTCTTCCAAGGAAAAGCTTATACTTCTCTGGCTGGCAGGTTTGCCCCTTATATGGATTGCTCCGCCTAACGTGGACCTTATCTACCTTTTACTCATCCCCATTGCAGTTACCATTGCCGCCAATCTCACCAACATGTTGGCCGGGTTAAATGGAATTGAATCTGGCCTGGGTGCCATTGCCATGACCTCGCTGAGTATTGCCTGTATTATCATGGGCAAGTACGATGTGGCGGTAATCAGTATGTGTATGCTAGGATCCCTCCTGGCTTTCCTTTACTACAACCGACACCCATCCAATGTTTTCCCGGGAGATGTAGGTACACTCATCATTGGAGCAACCATTGTAGTCGTGGCCTTTATTGGCCGGGTACGAATCATTGCCCTGATTGTACTCATACCCAACATAATCGATATGTTGCTCAAGCTCCACAGTGCGGGGGTCATGGAAAGACAACAACACCAGCCCACCCAGGTGGGAGAAGATGGGAAACTGATGGCACCAGAGACTGGTTTTAATTCACTGATCCGCTGGATATTAAAACGGCCCATGGAAGAGAAAGATGTGGTTAAAATCGTATGGTTAATTGGATTAATCTTTGGAGCACTGGGAATAATCCTGGCCTACATCTTAAAGGCACGTATGTTCTAAAAAATCAAAGTACTTATTTTTTTTTAAAAAACCACTTTTTTCCATATTTTTTTGTTTAATTTAATTAAAAACAATATTGTTATATTAATATACAAAATAGCAGAATCAGGGATTAATGGTCGAGAAAATAGTAACCCCGTTGATATAAGCTTAATTTGAAAATTCCAGTAAAAATGAGAAATAAGGTAGATGTAAAATCAGTCATATATTGAGTTTAAAAGTTCTAAAGCTGCCTTTTCAAGAACCGGATCATCTAAACCATGTATTATGTCCATGGACTGGCGAAGATATTCAGAACCTTCATTTACATCACCCAGTAAAAAATATGCCGTTCCCATCAGCAACCGAGAAATTGATTCACCCTTTTTATCACCAATTCTCTGGAAGAAATTGAGGGATTTATGGAAAAAATCCAGGGCTTTTTTGGTTTTTTCTGCTTTAAGGGAAACATCACCCATTATCAGGAGTAAAGCTGCTTCCCCTTTTTTATCATCAATACTGCTCGCCATTTGATAGGCTTCTTCCAGATGGAACATGGGATTTTCATATTTCTGGTAAGTGCCATAAACTGCTGATTCATCCAGAAGTACAATAATATCATCCAGCCTAGTTCCCAGTTTTATATAATCTATGGACTCCTCAGGCTCAGATGATTCATCAGATACCTTTAATCCCATGGGAACTGTCTTATTAACTTTTTTATCTTTTATTTTTTCCAGTTGAGCTTCACATTCCTCAATTTTAGCTGAAACTTCTGCTTCAAGTGGTATTTTAAGAGTGGAACTTATTTTTAACGAGTTATGGTAATGTTCTAAAGCGTTAGAAAGATCATCAATATTCCGATACACATCACCGATTAAATCATGAATAGTAGCTTCTTGCTCATCAAAACCTAATTCATGGTATATTTCCACAGATTTTTCTAAAAATCCTATGGTATTATCTGTATCTCCATTTTCGTAGTGAATTGTTGCAATTTCTACCATTAAATTAGCTTCAGCCTCCTGATATTCCCAAAGCTGTTCTAAAAGTATTTTGAGAGAATCACCATACTCATCTTTTCCCTTAAAAAGTTCCATAG belongs to Methanobacterium formicicum and includes:
- a CDS encoding DUF530 domain-containing protein, whose amino-acid sequence is MNESVLIGKSERFLDQIKRREISLSDMESPEKFLSLYTYLKNNMDTLQDMRETMEIKGYTAPYRSINKYGRPLTGETKAEDMYDVSRHTQYFRMNAAAKKNILDRVKSAMSSHKIAIGHLEEFATLECSSCHRKYRGHEISLLTRGNCECGQDNLRLHVNQEGVYRLEIIPFLPLSGDYMVKLSDLSPRSREAFRSMVRILKQEKRGIVKTVSLVIKVMEDSRWVRKRVTIDAQEEANYEKEIRSQYGSNARIEMMQFHRKKPSIINDKHVQTALSLGYVKYAENRILQFLPDLLEKTLHNKGKVEEYQEALEISKIKANKYDTGDDPESLKNFYLQKELEERGLLNGDGKPEEPLQNDLKEKNLLEKSLFLEIPRIYILWDLLHYYLTTSYDRRNKYSGPFPYLRPGLDTNQMKAFQDFEVDVVRIMQEYLSENITYIPHMGRVLAQKFSVEKKMKGLHLQMGPALGAALLSSEGNLPVAKAAELFSIEVEDVLKGKETLGTLQRPASSRAKQFMAMMKK
- a CDS encoding helix-turn-helix domain-containing protein — its product is MISLGSGSLLKDDNTVKEEIYVNKPLSFSRIMELLEEYPHLKKITIPTSLFARISPKYLQALEELGVTVVSIEKKGRPKKYSEKDTHKVHDLLKSGYSPREISENLNIPLKTIYYLKKSPLKPGRKNKYTTDTVNEVKNLYKQGVSAKDISSKLDIPLRTVYSLLKR
- a CDS encoding MraY family glycosyltransferase, with translation MEPNLILLYQNLFLTSAICALVAFLVTFLSMPRLIKKLKAADIVGRDIHKPSKPAVAEMGGIGILFGFIIGIFLGIYFYPELQFQLTITLLVILLVGLVGMVDDLVMLSSKEKLILLWLAGLPLIWIAPPNVDLIYLLLIPIAVTIAANLTNMLAGLNGIESGLGAIAMTSLSIACIIMGKYDVAVISMCMLGSLLAFLYYNRHPSNVFPGDVGTLIIGATIVVVAFIGRVRIIALIVLIPNIIDMLLKLHSAGVMERQQHQPTQVGEDGKLMAPETGFNSLIRWILKRPMEEKDVVKIVWLIGLIFGALGIILAYILKARMF
- a CDS encoding tetratricopeptide repeat protein; translation: MELFKGKDEYGDSLKILLEQLWEYQEAEANLMVEIATIHYENGDTDNTIGFLEKSVEIYHELGFDEQEATIHDLIGDVYRNIDDLSNALEHYHNSLKISSTLKIPLEAEVSAKIEECEAQLEKIKDKKVNKTVPMGLKVSDESSEPEESIDYIKLGTRLDDIIVLLDESAVYGTYQKYENPMFHLEEAYQMASSIDDKKGEAALLLIMGDVSLKAEKTKKALDFFHKSLNFFQRIGDKKGESISRLLMGTAYFLLGDVNEGSEYLRQSMDIIHGLDDPVLEKAALELLNSIYD